One genomic window of Quercus robur chromosome 6, dhQueRobu3.1, whole genome shotgun sequence includes the following:
- the LOC126690146 gene encoding uncharacterized protein LOC126690146: MADLEALACLKAVQFALELGITRVVFEGDSAIVINTLLHDAGAFASFGNILDDIRMLSAVFQFVDFVFVNCRCNLVADALAKKVKLFVGVQVWLHEVPADIAPLVLHDVN; encoded by the coding sequence ATGGCAGATCTAGAAGCCTTAGCATGTTTGAAGGCTGTCCAATTTGCTTTGGAACTGGGAATCACTCGAGTGGTGTTTGAAGGTGATTCAGCAATTGTCATTAACACCCTTCTACACGATGCAGGTGCATTCGCTAGCTTCGGCAACATTCTAGATGATATACGCATGCTCTCTGCTGTTTTTCAGTTTGTAgactttgtttttgttaattgtCGTTGTAATTTAGTAGCTGATGCTCTAGCTAAAAAAGTTAAGCTATTTGTTGGGGTTCAGGTTTGGCTGCATGAAGTGCCAGCAGACATTGCCCCTTTAGTTCTCCATGATGTTAACTAA
- the LOC126688638 gene encoding chromatin modification-related protein eaf6 isoform X2 — translation MFLGQRGSRKPPAMLKSLLSKRDKIQEELRIIEKQVYELETSYLQDSSYFGNEMKGFEGFLSSSKNTTNLKRSRKFQPEDRFFSLSSVTSPAAEELGFGCDDGRSDFGPGRLKGRGFPTNGPGKPKKGRTASRDRKRNRPSTEQDFDDEEDPDSSLR, via the exons ATGTTTTTAGGGCAAAGAGGTTCTAGAAAACCCCCGGCCATGCTCAAATCTCTGTTGAGCAAGCGAGACAAGATTCAAGAAGAGCTCCGCATCATCGAAAAGCAG GTGTATGAGTTAGAGACAAGCTACTTGCAAGATTCGAGCTATTTCGGGAACGAAATGAAAGGTTTTGAAGGGTTTCTTTCTTCATCCAAGAACACAACAAA CTTAAAGAGATCGAGGAAATTCCAGCCTGAAGATCGATTCTTCTCGTTGTCTTCAGTTACCTCACCAGCA GCTGAAGAACTTGGATTCGGATGTGATG ATGGAAGATCTGATTTTGGTCCAGGTCGGTTGAAGGGCAGAGGCTTCCCCACCAATGGGCC ggggaaaccaaagaaaggCAGAACAGCATCAAGAGATAGAAAGAGAAACAGGCCATCAACTGAACAAGATTTCGATGATGAAGAGGATCCTGATTCGAGCTTGAGATAA
- the LOC126688638 gene encoding chromatin modification-related protein eaf6 isoform X1 — protein MESDGQRGSRKPPAMLKSLLSKRDKIQEELRIIEKQVYELETSYLQDSSYFGNEMKGFEGFLSSSKNTTNLKRSRKFQPEDRFFSLSSVTSPAAEELGFGCDDGRSDFGPGRLKGRGFPTNGPGKPKKGRTASRDRKRNRPSTEQDFDDEEDPDSSLR, from the exons ATGGAATCCGATG GGCAAAGAGGTTCTAGAAAACCCCCGGCCATGCTCAAATCTCTGTTGAGCAAGCGAGACAAGATTCAAGAAGAGCTCCGCATCATCGAAAAGCAG GTGTATGAGTTAGAGACAAGCTACTTGCAAGATTCGAGCTATTTCGGGAACGAAATGAAAGGTTTTGAAGGGTTTCTTTCTTCATCCAAGAACACAACAAA CTTAAAGAGATCGAGGAAATTCCAGCCTGAAGATCGATTCTTCTCGTTGTCTTCAGTTACCTCACCAGCA GCTGAAGAACTTGGATTCGGATGTGATG ATGGAAGATCTGATTTTGGTCCAGGTCGGTTGAAGGGCAGAGGCTTCCCCACCAATGGGCC ggggaaaccaaagaaaggCAGAACAGCATCAAGAGATAGAAAGAGAAACAGGCCATCAACTGAACAAGATTTCGATGATGAAGAGGATCCTGATTCGAGCTTGAGATAA